One genomic segment of Lysobacter sp. 5GHs7-4 includes these proteins:
- a CDS encoding EF-hand domain-containing protein — protein MRPSLLVLCLLALPSAAAAQVNSTGDYLSRMDTDGDGKVSLVEYQDWLSYGFDAMDKNRNGVLEPEELPSGRRSAGAALTREQHRAQLAETFRKQDRNRNGSLDARELASPPQ, from the coding sequence ATGCGTCCCTCGCTCCTCGTCCTGTGCCTGCTCGCGCTGCCGTCCGCGGCTGCCGCCCAGGTCAATTCCACCGGCGACTATCTGTCGCGCATGGACACCGACGGCGACGGCAAGGTGTCGCTGGTCGAGTATCAGGATTGGCTGAGTTACGGTTTCGACGCGATGGACAAGAACCGCAACGGCGTGCTCGAACCCGAGGAGCTTCCGTCCGGCCGCCGCAGCGCCGGCGCCGCGTTGACGCGCGAGCAGCACCGCGCCCAACTCGCCGAGACCTTCCGCAAGCAGGACCGCAACCGCAACGGCAGCCTGGACGCGCGCGAGCTGGCGTCGCCGCCGCAGTAA
- a CDS encoding redoxin family protein: MRRDRYAYVALALACALVVLLGVQNRQLRRDYAALIDETARPQVGSWLPSAEAATLAGPKLVLGRAAGERQLLYFFDPTCPVCEASVPAILDLGRALQRQDPAQVQMVGVARQDAPALAAYLRARGFDFPVALSTPKIRALFKLNLVPLLVVVDRDGRVVYSHVGKIDTKEQVPTILTALRATERHAMPQHVAVGSSQWRER, from the coding sequence ATGCGCAGGGATCGCTATGCCTATGTCGCCTTGGCCCTGGCCTGCGCGCTGGTGGTGCTGCTGGGCGTGCAGAACCGCCAGCTGCGTCGCGACTACGCCGCCCTGATCGACGAAACCGCGAGGCCGCAGGTCGGCAGCTGGCTGCCCAGCGCCGAAGCGGCCACGCTCGCGGGCCCGAAGCTCGTGCTCGGCCGCGCCGCCGGCGAACGCCAGCTGCTGTACTTCTTCGACCCCACCTGTCCCGTGTGCGAGGCCTCGGTGCCCGCGATCCTCGACCTCGGCCGCGCCTTGCAGCGTCAGGATCCGGCGCAGGTGCAGATGGTCGGCGTGGCGCGCCAGGACGCGCCGGCGCTGGCCGCGTATCTGCGCGCGCGCGGTTTCGATTTTCCGGTCGCGCTGTCGACGCCGAAGATCCGCGCGCTGTTCAAACTCAATCTGGTGCCGCTGCTGGTCGTGGTCGACCGCGATGGCCGCGTCGTGTATTCGCACGTCGGAAAAATAGATACCAAGGAGCAGGTGCCCACCATCCTGACCGCGTTGCGCGCCACGGAACGGCATGCCATGCCACAGCATGTAGCGGTTGGATCATCGCAATGGAGAGAACGATGA
- a CDS encoding fatty acid desaturase, with translation MPASLLDFLAGGLIQASFWELVVYFMVVTQLTIMSVTLYLHRSMAHRSVDFHPALAHVFRFWTWLTTSMITKEWAAIHRKHHAKCETEEDPHSPQFKGIDTVMWRGVELYRAARGEREDIEKYGKGCPDDWIERKLYTPHATKGPVLLLFLSFALFGFAGVAIWALQMLWIPFWAAGVVNGLGHWWGYRNFETTDTATNLTPWGFWIGGEELHNNHHAFPSSAKFALRKWEFDIGWTVIRGLQALRLAKVLRVAPSLDVRPNIAMPDAETLKALLAIRFQAMTDYYRSVTLPALREEASNAGDRVRALPRKLRKGLADGGRWLDGDARERLQNWVAERPRMATLADFRQRLAQVLDDRSHDAQATLQKLHAWCAEAEASGIQALQAFSARLKGYALAPARA, from the coding sequence ATGCCCGCTTCCTTGCTCGACTTCCTTGCCGGCGGCCTGATCCAGGCCAGCTTCTGGGAGCTCGTCGTCTATTTCATGGTGGTCACCCAGCTCACCATCATGTCGGTGACGCTGTACCTGCACCGCTCGATGGCGCACCGCTCGGTCGATTTCCATCCCGCGTTGGCGCACGTGTTCCGCTTCTGGACCTGGCTGACCACCTCCATGATCACCAAGGAGTGGGCGGCGATCCATCGCAAGCACCACGCCAAGTGCGAGACCGAGGAAGACCCGCACAGTCCGCAGTTCAAGGGCATCGACACGGTGATGTGGCGCGGCGTAGAGCTGTATCGCGCGGCGCGCGGCGAGCGCGAGGACATCGAGAAGTACGGCAAGGGCTGCCCCGACGACTGGATCGAACGCAAGCTCTACACCCCGCACGCGACCAAGGGCCCGGTCCTGCTGCTGTTCCTGAGCTTCGCCCTGTTCGGCTTCGCCGGCGTGGCGATCTGGGCGCTGCAGATGCTGTGGATTCCGTTCTGGGCTGCGGGCGTGGTCAACGGCCTGGGCCACTGGTGGGGCTACCGCAACTTCGAGACCACCGACACCGCGACCAACCTGACACCGTGGGGTTTCTGGATCGGCGGCGAAGAGCTGCACAACAACCATCACGCCTTCCCGAGCTCGGCCAAGTTCGCCCTGCGCAAGTGGGAGTTCGACATCGGCTGGACCGTGATCCGCGGCCTGCAGGCCCTGCGCCTGGCCAAGGTGCTGCGCGTGGCGCCGTCGCTGGACGTGCGTCCGAACATCGCCATGCCCGACGCGGAGACGCTGAAGGCGCTGCTGGCGATCCGTTTCCAGGCCATGACCGATTACTACCGCAGCGTCACGCTGCCGGCGCTGCGCGAGGAAGCCTCGAATGCGGGCGACCGCGTGCGCGCGCTGCCGCGCAAGCTGCGCAAGGGGCTGGCCGACGGCGGCCGCTGGCTGGACGGCGACGCGCGCGAGCGGCTGCAGAACTGGGTCGCCGAGCGTCCGCGCATGGCCACCCTGGCCGATTTCCGCCAGCGTCTGGCGCAGGTGCTGGACGATCGCTCGCACGACGCCCAGGCCACCCTGCAGAAGCTGCACGCCTGGTGCGCCGAGGCCGAGGCCAGCGGCATCCAGGCGCTGCAGGCGTTCTCGGCCCGCCTCAAGGGCTACGCGCTGGCGCCCGCGCGCGCCTGA
- the mutM gene encoding bifunctional DNA-formamidopyrimidine glycosylase/DNA-(apurinic or apyrimidinic site) lyase has protein sequence MPELPEVETTRRGLAPHLEGREVVAAILRRPDLRWPIPHEIETDLPGQRIATVRRRAKYLLLDTAAGSALLHLGMSGSLRVLPADTPVRAHDHVDLLLDSDRVLRFNDPRRFGCLLWQRPGETHELLSELGPEPLSDDFDGDYLFDLSRGRKAPVKTFLMDQRVVVGVGNIYVAEALFAAGVSPLRAAGKVSRERYGELAGAIKTILGYAIQRGGTTLRDFISPDGAPGYFEQELAAYGHGGEPCPRCGRALKQASVGQRATVWCGHCQR, from the coding sequence ATGCCCGAACTCCCCGAAGTCGAAACCACCCGCCGCGGCCTGGCGCCGCACCTGGAAGGCCGCGAAGTGGTCGCCGCGATCCTGCGCCGCCCGGATCTGCGCTGGCCGATTCCGCACGAAATCGAAACCGACCTGCCCGGCCAGCGCATCGCCACCGTGCGCCGTCGCGCCAAGTACCTGCTGCTGGACACCGCGGCCGGCAGCGCCCTGCTGCACCTGGGCATGTCCGGCAGCCTGCGCGTGCTGCCGGCCGACACCCCGGTGCGCGCGCACGACCACGTCGACCTGCTGCTGGATTCCGACCGCGTGCTGCGCTTCAACGACCCGCGCCGCTTCGGCTGCCTGCTGTGGCAGCGGCCCGGCGAGACCCACGAACTGCTCAGCGAGCTCGGTCCGGAACCGCTGTCGGACGATTTCGACGGCGACTATTTGTTCGATCTAAGCCGCGGCCGCAAGGCGCCGGTGAAGACCTTCCTGATGGACCAGCGCGTGGTGGTCGGCGTGGGCAACATCTACGTCGCCGAGGCCCTGTTCGCCGCCGGCGTGTCGCCGCTGCGCGCCGCCGGCAAGGTCTCGCGCGAGCGCTACGGCGAGCTGGCCGGCGCCATCAAGACCATCCTGGGCTACGCCATCCAGCGCGGCGGCACCACCTTGCGCGACTTCATCAGCCCCGACGGCGCGCCGGGCTACTTCGAACAGGAACTGGCCGCCTACGGCCACGGCGGCGAGCCCTGCCCGCGCTGCGGCCGCGCCCTCAAACAGGCCTCGGTGGGCCAGCGCGCCACGGTCTGGTGCGGCCACTGCCAGCGTTGA
- a CDS encoding ECF-type sigma factor: protein MAESADITLLLDAAREGDRGALDRVLATLYQELHTMARRQLAGQHGQTLDATALVHEAYLKLVGRREAQFDDRAHFFAYAASAMRSVVVDYARQRLAQKRGGDLHRVTELPDDVEGGLRLDEETLGLDTALTKLAAVDQRLAQVVELRYFAGLSELEIAALLQRSERSIRRDWQKARLFLLASLKDS from the coding sequence ATGGCCGAAAGCGCTGACATCACCCTGCTGTTGGACGCCGCGCGCGAAGGCGATCGCGGCGCGCTGGACCGTGTGCTGGCGACGCTGTACCAGGAGCTGCACACCATGGCGCGGCGCCAGCTCGCCGGCCAGCACGGCCAGACCCTGGACGCGACCGCACTGGTGCACGAGGCCTACCTCAAGCTGGTCGGCCGCCGCGAAGCGCAGTTCGACGACCGCGCCCACTTCTTCGCCTACGCCGCCTCGGCCATGCGCAGCGTGGTCGTGGACTACGCCCGCCAACGCCTCGCGCAAAAGCGCGGCGGCGACCTGCATCGCGTCACCGAGCTGCCCGACGACGTCGAGGGCGGCCTGCGCCTGGACGAGGAAACCCTGGGCCTGGACACCGCGCTGACCAAGCTGGCCGCCGTCGACCAGCGCCTGGCGCAGGTGGTGGAGCTGCGCTACTTCGCCGGCCTGTCGGAACTGGAGATCGCCGCGCTGCTGCAACGTTCGGAACGCAGCATCCGCCGCGACTGGCAGAAAGCCCGCCTGTTCCTGCTGGCGTCGCTCAAAGACAGCTGA